GCTCTTGTCTGTGTGCTGTGCGGGTGGTGCGGGTGCTGGCCGTGCATCGGTGCAGTGCTGTGGTCTCGGTACGGTGCTGCGGTTCCGGCGGAGTCTGTCAGTGGAGCAGGCTGCCCTGGAGCTCCGCGCGCAGGGCCGGGGTCAGCACCGTACCGGCCCGGTCGACCAGGAGTGCCATCTCGTACCCCACCAGGCCGATATCGCTGTCCGGGGCCGCCAGCACGGCAAGTGACGAGCCGTCGGAGACCGCCATGATGAAGAGGAAGCCGCGCTCCATCTCCACCACGCTCTGGGTCACCCGGCCGCCCTCGAAGATCCGCGAGGCGCCCTGGGTGAGCGAGCTCAGCCCGGAGGCCACCGCGGCGAGCTGGTCGGCCCGGTCCCGGGGGAAGCCCTCGGACA
The Streptacidiphilus albus JL83 genome window above contains:
- a CDS encoding roadblock/LC7 domain-containing protein produces the protein MSQAAQNLNWLITNFVDSTPGVSHTVVVSADGLLLAMSEGFPRDRADQLAAVASGLSSLTQGASRIFEGGRVTQSVVEMERGFLFIMAVSDGSSLAVLAAPDSDIGLVGYEMALLVDRAGTVLTPALRAELQGSLLH